CTTCCGCTGACAGGCGCCGGATGTTTCCTGTTCCGATCGCAGCGACGGAACGGACCATGCGGCTCAATCCGGTTGGCCGACCTGTTACGGTCAACCGCTGACATCTGCAGCACACAGATCGGTTGCTCCGACAATACCGACGGGAGTGTGTCCGCCGCAGTGTCGGCAATGCGACCGTTCGGCAGGGAGGCCGAGGTAATGCTGAAGAATTTCGTTCGGGTCAACACCGGTATCCTGGCAGTTCTGCTCACGATCACCGGAGTGGCCGGCTGCAAAAGCGTCGTGCAGTGCTGCACAGGCTGCTTCCTTGGCCGGTCGATGACTCCCGCTGACCTGACGTTCATTGAAGATGCAGAACCAGCTCCCGGCCGCACTGGAGATTTGACGCCCGCCGTTCCGCCCGCCGACGAACCCGTACCGGATGCGCCCGGATCGAATGATCGGGAACAGCCGTCGTCGCAGCTTGAGACGTCGCCCGTGCCGCTTAAGGAAGCGTCGCTTCAGGCGGACGTTTCCGAGTTCCTGCCAACGGAATCCGCTGACAATCATCAGCAGCAGGCGTCGGACGGTAAGCGGCAATTCAATATTCCTCCGGAACTTCCGGGGGCTGACTCGGCGCCGCTCAGAATGCCGCCGCTTGATGCCGGCATGTCCGCGGACGATCGCCGTTCGCTGGTCGCTTCGATGTTTCCGGACGTTGCTGAAGTTCAGAAGTCTGTCGCGCCCGGTGAAGGCGAACGAGTGACATTGGCGTGGCTGCAGCAAACGGGCCTGGAAAACAGTCCCGTGATCCGGCAGGCCGCAGCGGATGTGGAACAGGCTCGGGGCCAGGCCATTCAGTTGGGATTGTACCCCAATCCGACAGTTGGCTATGAGGGTGACACGATCGGCACGGGACGCACCGCTGGCTACAACGGACTGTTCTTCTCTCAGGAATTCGTGACGGCCGACAAGCTGGTGCTCGCTCGAAACTCCGCCATGATGGAAATGCAGGCGACGGAAGCGGAGCTTCGAAAAGCGCGCGTCACGCTCGCGACAAACATCCGGCAGGGCTACTTCCAGGCACTGGTGGCTCAGGAAAAGGTAGTCTTCTCCCGCGCCATCGCAAGGCTCAGCGACGAAGTGTTCCAGGCACAGATTGATCTGGTTTCGGCCGGTGAAGCAGCCGCCTATGAACCGCTGCAGCTTCGCGTGTTTGCCGTGCAGTCACGAAACAATGTCATTCAGGCGCAGAACGAACTCGAAGCCGCCTGGCGACGACTGGCCGCCGCAATCGGAATGCCGCACCTTCCGCGCCGAAGTGTCGCCGGTTCCGTACAACTGCGGATTCCGGCGGTCGACTACGACCAGGCCGCGGCTGTGATGCTGGCGCGCCATACGGACCTTGCCGCAGCGCGGTGGCGCATTTCCGGAGCGAACTGCAATCTGCGGCTGCAACAGGTCACGCCCATTCCCAACGTCACGCTGTATGCGGCGTTTCAACACGACGACACGACGCCGCTGTCCGACTATTCCACCAACGTTCAGCTATCGGTTCCCGTGCCGCTGTTCGATCGAAATCAGGGCAACATTGCATCGGCCCACGGGCAACTCGTTCGAGCGAACAATGACCTGACCGATCAGCAAAACAAACTGATGTCGCGTCTTGCGGAAATCCACGCCCGAAGATCGTCGGCAGTCGTGATCGCGGAAAGCTATCGGACAGACCTGCTGCCCGATCAGGTGCGCGTGTACCGCGGCGTCTACGATCGTTACCGGCTGAATGGTGAATCAGCCGACTTTTCGCAACTTGTGATCGCCCAGCAGACGCTGTCTCAGGCTGTGACCAGCTACCTGGACGCGCTCAGTCAGTTGTGGAACGCGACGGTCGACATGGCAGAAGTTCTGCAGGTTGACGACATCGTCACGATGGATGGACTGGCTACTGGAACCTCGGAACAGCCTGTGCCATAAGGAACGGGACAGGCTGCGTTCCGAACACGGGTGCAGCGAGCTTCGAGATCCTGCCGGAAAATGCTTCGACGACGACGTCTACGGAGACATGCTTTCGGAACGGCTCGTCGCATAGTATTCATCAAAGTCGTCGTAGGTGCAGACATAACCTGGCTCGCGAGCACGAACTCGCTCTTCGTCCAGAGCCCGCAGCACGGCGTCCTGAATCTTCTGCCGACATTCCGAATTGATCGGGTGGGCGATGTCGGCGAACAGCCGCGAACGATTATCTCCGCCGGACGTTGCGCCGCTGGCGAATTCTGTTCTGGCACCGCAGTTCGAACAGTAGCGAGCCCGAATTTCGTTCTTCATGAAGCAGCGGTGGCATTTTTCAGTCAGCTTCCGACTGGGCATCGCCACAAACGGTCCCTTCTGACCGTTGATGATTTTCAGATCCCGCACCACGAATTCGCCGTCAAACGTAATCGAGCAGAAGCCCTGCAGTCGATCGTCGCCTTCGTCCATCAGTTTGATTCGTACTTCGGTGATTTCCACGTTGTGCGTCCTCTTGTTTATGCCGCTCGGTTGTTTCGAGCAATCGGGCCCGTCTGAAAGTTTTCCTAGACGGCCAGTTTTTCCAACTCGCCCAGAGGTCCCATAGAGTTTTATCAAGAAATGCGTAGTGGTTCGGGTAAATCACCAGCCACGTGAGGACAGTTGCTCAGGCCCACAGAATCTGCGGCAGCAGGCCGGTAACCATCTTCGTTCGGTTCGCCATCCTGACTGCATCGCGGTGTGAACCAACCGGAATGAAACAGGATGAGCCGCTTCCTGACATATACATCTGAACATTCAAAATGTCGCTTGCTCGCCGCAGCAGGTCCGCCAAGTCGTCGTTTTGAGCAGCGGCTGACTCTGTCAGCCGATTGAACGGGGTAATCGCGAACCGTCTTGAGAACCCGCCACGAAATTTTTCAACAATTTCATTTGCGCTGCGAAATTGCCCGAATTCCGAAACGCCCTGGAATACGTCAGAAGTGCGATTTCCCGACCGTGGCCGGACAGACACGAAGTAGAAACGCCCGCCGAGCGATATTTGTTCGACAGATTCACCGCGGCCCCGACAAATTGCGGCTCGGAATCCTGAAAGCAGGAAATTAACGTCACTGCCCAGCGTTTCCGCCAGGCGATGCAGTTCCGACAGTGGGAGATTCAGTTTCCAGAGCCGGTTGAGCGCCAGCAGCGTTGTTGCCGCGTTTCCGGAGCCGCCGCCAAGTCCGGACTCCGGCGGAATCCGTTTCGCGATCGTGATCGCGGCACCCTGATTCACGCCGTAGTGTTCCCGCAGGGCTTTGGCCGCCCGGAGAATCAGGTTGGATTCGTCGCGTGGAAACGCTTTCGCCAGCCGGACGTCCGTTCCCGTCGCAACGCTGAGCGAAACAGAATTTGACTCGGTGTTGCAAAACCGCATCACGTCCGTGAATTGAGTCCGCAGCATGACGGTTTCCAGATCATGGAAGCCGTCGGGACGCTTGCCGAGAACCTCCAGAAAGACGTTGATCTTCGACGGACTGCGAACGGTGAGTTGTTGGAGCATGCGAATTCTCAGATCCGTCATTCGTGACGGGCTCGCCGTGATCCTGTGAACCGACTCCGGTGCGGGCGATGCGGTTCGTCGAACCGACCAGTCGACAGCGCAGGACGTCGCGCTTTGAATATCTCGTCTGCGGCCGCTGTTCCGGAACGCAGCAACCTGCAGGGAGGTCTCTTGACTATTTGAACGCCTCGGAGTTTCTTTGTCGATCACTGCTGTGGCGGCTCGATCGCGCATCCAATCATCCGCGATGTGAATTGGGCCGGAGTGGCGTTCTGATGTTCGGGATTCCGTTATACTGGTCCCTGCTGCGGCCTGGCCGCGGCGATGACGGAATCCGCAGCCGGGCGATTCCTGAACTTCCGGGGTGTTGAATTGGGAACCGGGATCGGTCGGGAAGTTGACGATTCAGTCTTTTCGAAAAGCGGACCTCCCCGCAGAAGTGACCCAACTGCCTTCGCCCGCCGCCACACCCAGCATTTTCGTCTCACGACCTTGCGAAAGAAGCCGGATGAATCGTCCTGAAAAATCGAGCGGAGCCGCCCGCCGGAGACAAAACCCACCGTGGCTGCTGAAAGCGGGTCTGTTTGCAACAGCCACATTGCTGCTGGCGGGCACGGGCTGTGACAGCGAGACCACGACTTCCGGCCCATCGACCGCGGATGGTCCCGCGAAGTCGGTTGTCGCCGGAAAGGATGAAGCAGCAGAGTCGGCCAGTCCCGATGTGCCGGACGATGCTCCCGCGGGCGCTGCCGCCGACCGTCTTCCGGAGTTGTTTAC
This is a stretch of genomic DNA from Planctomycetaceae bacterium. It encodes these proteins:
- a CDS encoding SpoVG family protein, which translates into the protein MEITEVRIKLMDEGDDRLQGFCSITFDGEFVVRDLKIINGQKGPFVAMPSRKLTEKCHRCFMKNEIRARYCSNCGARTEFASGATSGGDNRSRLFADIAHPINSECRQKIQDAVLRALDEERVRAREPGYVCTYDDFDEYYATSRSESMSP
- the ispE gene encoding 4-(cytidine 5'-diphospho)-2-C-methyl-D-erythritol kinase, translating into MLQQLTVRSPSKINVFLEVLGKRPDGFHDLETVMLRTQFTDVMRFCNTESNSVSLSVATGTDVRLAKAFPRDESNLILRAAKALREHYGVNQGAAITIAKRIPPESGLGGGSGNAATTLLALNRLWKLNLPLSELHRLAETLGSDVNFLLSGFRAAICRGRGESVEQISLGGRFYFVSVRPRSGNRTSDVFQGVSEFGQFRSANEIVEKFRGGFSRRFAITPFNRLTESAAAQNDDLADLLRRASDILNVQMYMSGSGSSCFIPVGSHRDAVRMANRTKMVTGLLPQILWA
- a CDS encoding TolC family protein produces the protein MLKNFVRVNTGILAVLLTITGVAGCKSVVQCCTGCFLGRSMTPADLTFIEDAEPAPGRTGDLTPAVPPADEPVPDAPGSNDREQPSSQLETSPVPLKEASLQADVSEFLPTESADNHQQQASDGKRQFNIPPELPGADSAPLRMPPLDAGMSADDRRSLVASMFPDVAEVQKSVAPGEGERVTLAWLQQTGLENSPVIRQAAADVEQARGQAIQLGLYPNPTVGYEGDTIGTGRTAGYNGLFFSQEFVTADKLVLARNSAMMEMQATEAELRKARVTLATNIRQGYFQALVAQEKVVFSRAIARLSDEVFQAQIDLVSAGEAAAYEPLQLRVFAVQSRNNVIQAQNELEAAWRRLAAAIGMPHLPRRSVAGSVQLRIPAVDYDQAAAVMLARHTDLAAARWRISGANCNLRLQQVTPIPNVTLYAAFQHDDTTPLSDYSTNVQLSVPVPLFDRNQGNIASAHGQLVRANNDLTDQQNKLMSRLAEIHARRSSAVVIAESYRTDLLPDQVRVYRGVYDRYRLNGESADFSQLVIAQQTLSQAVTSYLDALSQLWNATVDMAEVLQVDDIVTMDGLATGTSEQPVP